A single region of the Neisseria zoodegmatis genome encodes:
- a CDS encoding adenine phosphoribosyltransferase, with amino-acid sequence MLIHPDVMGVEALAAKIRKIPDWPKKGILFHDITPVLQSPEYFRLLVDLLVYRYMGQKIDVVAGLDARGFIIGAALAYQLNVGFVPIRKKGKLPFETVSQSYALEYGEATVEIHTDAVRPGARVLLVDDLVATGGTMQAGIDLIRQLGGTIVEAAAILEFTDLPGGKNIRERGVSLFTLYQNEGSMP; translated from the coding sequence ATGTTGATTCATCCTGATGTGATGGGCGTAGAAGCGCTTGCTGCGAAAATCCGCAAAATACCGGATTGGCCTAAAAAAGGCATTTTATTTCACGATATTACACCTGTACTCCAAAGCCCCGAATATTTCCGCTTATTGGTGGATTTGCTGGTTTACCGCTATATGGGTCAAAAAATCGACGTAGTGGCAGGTTTGGATGCACGCGGTTTCATTATCGGAGCCGCATTGGCTTACCAATTGAATGTGGGTTTTGTGCCTATCCGTAAAAAAGGCAAACTGCCGTTTGAAACCGTATCTCAAAGCTATGCCCTCGAATACGGCGAAGCTACGGTGGAAATCCATACCGATGCAGTCCGCCCCGGCGCCCGCGTGTTGCTGGTGGATGATTTAGTCGCCACCGGCGGAACCATGCAGGCAGGTATTGATTTGATTCGTCAGCTCGGCGGCACCATTGTAGAAGCAGCGGCCATTCTGGAGTTTACAGACTTACCCGGCGGCAAAAACATCCGCGAGCGTGGCGTGTCACTATTCACACTCTATCAAAATGAAGGTTCTATGCCTTGA
- the hemB gene encoding porphobilinogen synthase, with protein MNFPNRFTPSIRMRRMRKDEFSRKLMREHSLTTDDLIYPVFILEGQNQEEAVTSMPGVTRQSLDKLLYTAEEAVSLGIPMLALFPVVTKNKTETAEEAYNPEGLVPTAVRKLRETFPDLGIMTDVALDPYTIHGQDGLIDKNGYVLNDETIEVLIKQALCHAEAGAQVVAPSDMMDGRIGAIREALEDSGHIHTRIMAYSAKYASAFYGPFRDAVGSSANLGKADKCTYQMDPANSNEALHEVFLDIQEGADMVMVKPGLPYLDIIRRVKDEFGVPTYAYQVSGEYTMLQAAIQNGWLDGNKVILESLLAFKRAGADGILTYYAIEAAKQLRSK; from the coding sequence ATGAATTTTCCAAACAGATTTACTCCTTCTATAAGAATGCGTCGCATGCGTAAAGATGAGTTTTCCCGTAAATTAATGAGAGAACATAGCCTGACGACCGACGATTTAATCTACCCCGTCTTCATTTTAGAGGGGCAAAATCAAGAAGAAGCTGTTACATCCATGCCGGGCGTAACAAGACAAAGCTTGGACAAACTTTTATATACAGCCGAAGAAGCTGTTTCACTCGGCATTCCAATGCTGGCTTTATTTCCTGTTGTAACCAAAAACAAAACAGAAACTGCCGAGGAAGCTTACAATCCTGAAGGGCTTGTTCCAACAGCCGTCAGAAAACTTCGCGAGACATTTCCCGATTTAGGCATCATGACGGATGTTGCGCTTGATCCTTATACCATTCACGGTCAGGACGGCTTAATCGATAAAAATGGTTATGTGCTTAATGACGAAACCATTGAAGTGCTTATCAAACAAGCACTTTGCCACGCCGAAGCAGGTGCGCAAGTAGTCGCCCCCTCAGATATGATGGATGGGCGCATTGGCGCTATTCGAGAAGCATTGGAGGACTCCGGCCATATACACACCCGTATTATGGCTTATTCTGCAAAGTACGCTTCTGCATTTTACGGGCCGTTCCGCGATGCTGTCGGTAGCTCTGCGAACTTAGGAAAAGCAGATAAATGTACCTACCAAATGGATCCGGCCAATTCCAATGAAGCGCTTCATGAAGTCTTTTTGGACATCCAAGAAGGTGCCGATATGGTTATGGTGAAGCCGGGTCTGCCATATTTAGATATTATCCGACGTGTTAAAGATGAATTTGGCGTACCTACTTATGCCTATCAAGTATCTGGAGAATACACCATGCTCCAGGCTGCCATTCAAAACGGTTGGCTCGACGGCAATAAAGTTATCTTAGAGAGCTTGCTGGCTTTCAAACGCGCCGGAGCAGACGGCATTTTGACTTATTATGCTATTGAAGCCGCCAAACAACTACGCTCCAAATAA
- the gmk gene encoding guanylate kinase, with translation MRSSSKGNIFIISAASGTGKTTLVSRIINHHDDIKVSISHTTRQPREGEEHGKHYYFVDVPKFETLISESAFLEYAKVFDNYYGTSVEGVNILREQGYDVILEIDIQGAEQVRRAWPGACSIFILPPSFQVLAQRLVGRGTDSPEVIAHRLGKARKEIEQAYMFDYVVVNNDLVEAEADLLSIIRAHRLKQSCQHLFIENLLENS, from the coding sequence ATGCGCTCATCTTCCAAAGGCAATATTTTTATCATTTCCGCCGCATCCGGCACGGGAAAAACCACTTTGGTTTCGCGTATAATCAATCATCACGACGACATTAAAGTTTCCATTTCCCACACGACCCGCCAACCGCGCGAAGGCGAAGAGCACGGCAAGCACTATTATTTTGTGGATGTGCCTAAATTCGAAACATTAATCAGCGAGAGCGCATTTCTCGAATATGCAAAAGTATTCGACAATTATTACGGCACCAGTGTAGAAGGCGTGAATATCTTGCGCGAGCAAGGCTACGATGTGATTTTGGAAATCGACATTCAGGGCGCCGAACAAGTGCGTAGAGCTTGGCCGGGCGCGTGCAGTATTTTCATCCTTCCACCTTCATTTCAAGTGTTGGCACAGCGTTTGGTCGGTCGGGGAACAGACAGCCCGGAAGTGATTGCACACCGCTTAGGCAAGGCACGCAAAGAAATCGAGCAAGCGTATATGTTTGATTATGTAGTGGTAAATAACGATTTGGTTGAGGCCGAAGCCGATTTGCTGTCGATTATCAGAGCACACCGTTTGAAACAATCCTGCCAACACTTATTTATTGAAAATCTGTTGGAAAATTCTTAA
- a CDS encoding amino acid ABC transporter ATP-binding protein, which yields MIKIRNIHKAFGNNSILNGIDLDVAKGSVVVILGPSGSGKTTFLRCLNALEMPQQGSIEFDGDKPLLIDFAAHPSKKDILALRRKSGMVFQQYNLFPHKTALENVMEGPVAVQGVSSADARQKALALLGKVGLADKVDLYPFQLSGGQQQRVGIARALAIQPDLMLFDEPTSALDPELVQDVLNTMKELAKEGWTMVVVTHEIKFAMEVADLVVVMDGGVIVEQGAPETLFENPQHERTKRFLHQIRRDEND from the coding sequence ATGATTAAAATCCGTAATATCCATAAAGCTTTCGGCAACAATTCGATTTTGAACGGCATTGATTTGGACGTAGCCAAAGGCAGCGTAGTGGTGATTCTCGGCCCGTCGGGTTCGGGAAAAACAACCTTCCTGCGCTGCTTGAACGCCTTGGAAATGCCGCAACAAGGCAGCATCGAGTTTGACGGCGATAAACCGCTGCTCATTGATTTTGCCGCCCACCCTTCCAAAAAAGACATCCTTGCCCTTCGCCGCAAATCGGGGATGGTGTTTCAACAATACAATCTGTTCCCGCACAAAACCGCATTGGAAAACGTGATGGAAGGCCCCGTCGCCGTGCAAGGCGTTTCATCGGCCGATGCGCGGCAAAAAGCGCTGGCATTGTTAGGCAAAGTCGGCTTGGCCGATAAAGTGGATTTGTACCCATTCCAGCTTTCAGGCGGCCAACAGCAGCGCGTCGGCATCGCCCGCGCACTTGCCATCCAACCGGATTTGATGCTGTTCGACGAACCAACCTCCGCACTTGATCCCGAATTGGTGCAAGATGTATTGAACACCATGAAAGAGCTGGCTAAAGAAGGCTGGACAATGGTTGTGGTAACGCATGAAATCAAGTTCGCCATGGAAGTGGCCGATTTGGTGGTTGTGATGGACGGCGGTGTGATTGTCGAGCAAGGCGCGCCGGAAACTTTGTTTGAAAACCCTCAGCACGAGCGAACCAAACGCTTCCTACATCAAATCCGTAGAGACGAAAACGATTAA
- the rpoZ gene encoding DNA-directed RNA polymerase subunit omega produces the protein MARITVEDCITKIPNHFDLTLTAARRARQLENGNAPLVDDIRNNKPTVTALREIAAGEIGVELLKRNK, from the coding sequence ATGGCACGTATTACCGTAGAAGACTGCATCACTAAAATCCCAAACCACTTCGATTTGACCCTGACTGCCGCCCGTCGTGCGCGCCAGCTTGAAAACGGCAACGCCCCTTTGGTTGACGATATCCGCAACAACAAACCCACCGTTACCGCTTTGCGCGAAATTGCTGCCGGCGAAATCGGTGTGGAACTGCTCAAGCGCAACAAATAA
- a CDS encoding RelA/SpoT family protein: protein MQQPLPTAPYDPLTAEARDLLFRTASYLNEQEQQQLEKACAYAFHAHDGQTRKSGEPYITHPIAVATQLAIWHMDIQGLCAGVMHDVLEDTGVSKVEMAAEFGNTIAEMVDGLSKLEKLEYNSQAEHQAESFRKLILAMTKDVRVIVVKLADRLHNMRTLGSMRPEKRRRIAQETLEIYAQIANRIGLNNAYQELQDLSFQNLHPRRYETLQKAMKASRRNRRDVVGKVLRAFSMRLVDANIEAKIKGREKNLYSIHQKMQAKNLRFADVMDIYGFRVIVNSIPACYAALGALHSLYQPKPGRFKDYIAIPKSNGYQSLHTTLVGPYGLPIEVQIRTHEMDAVAEGGVAGHWIYKSGESTVDQATLHTNRWLKNILDLQAGSSNAIEFLEAVKVDLFPNEVYILTPKGKILTLPKGATPIDFAYAVHTDVGHHTVAARVNNTMMPLRTKLKTGDSVEVITSEQAKPNPAWLNFAVSSRARSAIRNYIKNMNRQDAVTLGESLLQKALSSLLPQNVLLSDGLKEKYLSDLNHKQTTFEDVLYSVGMGHTLPITVAMHIADLAGEHFGGEVRLSPIKINGSETGRVHLAQCCQPLPGDAVRAVLIKDQGLVIHRDTCPNVLKVDPEQQLDADWESIPDQTFRTTLIVGARDTRGLLALMAQAISSAGADIESVETPQKQPGTEGFIEFKFFIKVSGIDQLNEIIRALHAITDVRRVVRV, encoded by the coding sequence ATGCAACAGCCTCTACCTACCGCTCCTTATGATCCGTTAACGGCAGAAGCGCGCGATTTATTGTTTCGCACCGCTTCGTATCTCAACGAGCAAGAGCAGCAGCAGCTTGAAAAAGCCTGTGCTTACGCCTTTCATGCCCATGACGGACAAACCCGCAAAAGTGGCGAACCTTATATTACCCATCCGATTGCCGTGGCGACCCAGCTGGCAATTTGGCACATGGATATACAGGGTTTGTGCGCGGGGGTGATGCACGATGTGTTGGAAGACACCGGTGTATCCAAAGTCGAAATGGCTGCCGAATTTGGCAACACCATTGCCGAAATGGTAGACGGCCTCTCCAAGTTGGAAAAACTTGAATACAACAGCCAAGCCGAGCATCAGGCGGAAAGCTTCCGCAAACTGATTCTCGCCATGACCAAAGATGTGCGCGTGATTGTCGTCAAATTGGCAGACCGCCTGCACAATATGCGTACATTAGGCTCGATGCGCCCTGAAAAACGCCGCCGGATTGCTCAGGAAACACTTGAAATCTACGCACAAATAGCCAACCGCATCGGTTTAAACAACGCCTATCAAGAGCTTCAGGACTTATCATTCCAAAACCTTCATCCGCGCCGTTATGAAACCCTGCAAAAAGCCATGAAAGCAAGCAGGAGAAACCGGCGCGATGTGGTCGGCAAAGTGTTGCGCGCGTTCAGTATGCGCTTGGTCGATGCCAATATCGAAGCCAAAATCAAAGGCCGTGAGAAAAACCTGTACAGCATTCATCAGAAAATGCAGGCGAAAAATCTGCGTTTTGCCGATGTGATGGATATTTACGGATTTCGCGTTATCGTCAACAGTATTCCGGCTTGCTATGCCGCGCTGGGTGCTTTGCACAGCCTCTATCAGCCCAAGCCGGGGCGGTTTAAAGACTATATCGCCATTCCCAAAAGCAACGGCTATCAAAGCCTGCACACCACATTGGTGGGCCCTTACGGTTTGCCGATAGAAGTGCAGATACGCACTCACGAAATGGATGCTGTGGCAGAAGGCGGCGTGGCCGGACATTGGATTTACAAATCAGGCGAAAGCACAGTCGATCAGGCGACCCTCCACACCAATCGCTGGTTGAAAAACATTTTGGATTTGCAGGCAGGCAGTTCCAATGCCATCGAATTTCTTGAGGCTGTTAAAGTCGATTTATTCCCCAACGAGGTTTATATCCTCACGCCGAAAGGCAAAATCCTTACCTTGCCGAAAGGTGCCACGCCTATCGACTTTGCTTATGCCGTGCATACCGATGTAGGCCATCATACTGTTGCCGCACGCGTTAACAATACCATGATGCCGCTGCGTACCAAATTGAAAACCGGCGATTCTGTGGAAGTAATTACTTCCGAACAAGCCAAGCCCAATCCGGCATGGTTGAATTTTGCCGTTTCAAGCCGTGCGCGCAGCGCCATCCGCAATTACATCAAAAACATGAACCGCCAAGATGCGGTTACCTTGGGCGAAAGCCTGCTGCAAAAAGCTTTATCCAGCTTGTTGCCGCAAAACGTATTGCTTTCAGACGGCCTCAAAGAAAAATACCTTTCCGATCTCAACCATAAACAAACCACTTTTGAAGACGTGTTGTACAGCGTGGGTATGGGGCATACTCTGCCGATTACCGTGGCCATGCACATTGCCGATTTGGCCGGTGAACACTTCGGCGGAGAAGTGCGCTTAAGCCCGATTAAAATCAACGGCAGCGAAACAGGAAGGGTACATCTCGCGCAATGTTGCCAACCGTTGCCCGGCGATGCTGTCCGCGCGGTTTTAATCAAAGATCAAGGTTTGGTTATCCACCGCGACACTTGTCCGAATGTGTTGAAAGTTGATCCCGAACAGCAGCTCGATGCCGACTGGGAGAGTATTCCCGATCAGACTTTCCGTACGACGCTGATCGTGGGCGCGCGCGATACCCGCGGTTTGTTGGCCTTGATGGCTCAAGCCATTTCGTCTGCCGGTGCGGATATCGAGTCGGTGGAAACGCCTCAAAAACAGCCGGGGACAGAAGGGTTTATCGAGTTTAAATTCTTCATTAAGGTTAGCGGCATCGACCAACTTAATGAAATCATCCGCGCCTTGCATGCGATTACCGACGTCCGCCGCGTGGTGAGGGTGTAG
- a CDS encoding ComEA family DNA-binding protein: protein MKKYLAGALALLWSAVSLAAVNINTATAEELKALPGIGPSKAAAIVEYRQHNGQFKSVDDLKNVKGIGEGILAKLRDEATVGGGKKPAKAAVPALKEKAKEKR from the coding sequence ATGAAGAAATATTTAGCGGGTGCGCTGGCTCTGTTGTGGTCGGCGGTATCGCTGGCGGCGGTGAATATCAATACGGCGACGGCGGAGGAATTGAAGGCGCTGCCGGGTATCGGTCCGTCGAAGGCGGCGGCGATTGTGGAGTACCGTCAGCACAACGGTCAGTTTAAGAGTGTTGACGATTTGAAGAATGTGAAGGGTATCGGCGAGGGTATTTTAGCCAAGCTGCGCGATGAGGCGACGGTTGGTGGCGGTAAGAAGCCGGCCAAAGCGGCGGTGCCGGCGCTGAAGGAGAAGGCTAAAGAGAAGCGCTGA
- the rpoE gene encoding RNA polymerase sigma factor RpoE, which yields MNDRKIDQALVERAQKGEHRAFELLVSKYQRRLTRLLSRFIKDEHEVNDVAQEALIKAYRALPNFRGESAFYTWLYRIGINTAKNFLATSGKRPFVSTDVANDEGDVLDLANQLADDHTPEAEMMNREILETVEAAITKLPDDLRKAISLREMDGLSYEEIAQIMDCPIGTVRSRIFRAREVIAKDLRPLLDTSEDQRW from the coding sequence ATGAATGATCGTAAAATCGATCAGGCACTGGTAGAGCGGGCGCAAAAAGGCGAACACAGAGCGTTTGAGCTGCTGGTGTCTAAATACCAGCGCCGTTTGACCAGATTGCTCTCCCGTTTCATCAAAGATGAGCATGAAGTCAACGACGTTGCACAAGAAGCCTTAATAAAAGCCTATCGGGCATTGCCGAATTTCCGCGGAGAAAGTGCGTTTTATACGTGGCTTTACCGCATCGGCATTAATACTGCTAAAAACTTTTTGGCTACTTCCGGAAAACGGCCGTTTGTAAGTACGGATGTTGCCAATGATGAAGGGGATGTTCTCGATTTAGCCAATCAGCTCGCTGATGATCACACACCGGAAGCAGAGATGATGAATCGGGAAATATTAGAAACTGTAGAAGCAGCAATCACTAAGTTGCCGGACGACTTACGGAAAGCCATTTCTTTACGGGAAATGGATGGTTTGTCTTACGAGGAAATAGCTCAGATAATGGACTGTCCCATCGGTACTGTTCGCTCGCGGATATTCAGAGCACGCGAGGTAATCGCTAAAGATTTGAGGCCGTTGTTGGATACGTCTGAAGACCAAAGGTGGTAA
- a CDS encoding RseA family anti-sigma factor, translated as MNQNKDYEFVSAAMDDDNLSEEMLDKLLSDDEAQQKWREYHIIRDCMQRAQSSMGRDIQFIKEESFEVAEKPSAAAKQQGTQSQTANSQQQRKAANCMFGGFAVAASVLAVAVGVWQFFPSGNQGDSEMVAEQVAPSGNDQSGIVSVGGKAKQVSTDAVANAEAQGTVVPNAARANQAEAVESKAVRVEKVQQESMASEVK; from the coding sequence ATGAATCAAAATAAAGACTATGAATTTGTCTCTGCCGCCATGGATGATGACAATTTGTCAGAAGAAATGCTGGATAAACTGTTGTCTGATGATGAAGCACAGCAAAAATGGCGTGAATATCACATTATTCGCGACTGTATGCAACGTGCCCAGTCAAGCATGGGTAGAGACATACAATTCATCAAAGAGGAAAGTTTTGAAGTTGCGGAAAAACCTTCTGCCGCTGCAAAACAACAAGGAACACAATCTCAAACTGCAAACAGCCAACAGCAACGCAAGGCGGCTAATTGTATGTTTGGCGGTTTTGCCGTAGCTGCAAGCGTGTTGGCTGTGGCTGTGGGTGTATGGCAATTTTTCCCGTCGGGAAATCAAGGCGATTCTGAAATGGTTGCCGAGCAAGTTGCACCTAGCGGAAACGATCAAAGCGGTATCGTTTCGGTTGGCGGAAAGGCAAAGCAGGTTAGTACGGATGCTGTGGCCAATGCGGAAGCGCAAGGTACTGTTGTGCCCAATGCTGCCCGAGCCAACCAAGCGGAAGCAGTTGAAAGCAAAGCTGTGAGAGTAGAGAAAGTTCAGCAAGAGAGCATGGCCAGTGAAGTGAAGTAA
- the tilS gene encoding tRNA lysidine(34) synthetase TilS, translating to MSLTNNGFSSDQHVAPNSLALHVDSSWPETIAPGTVIEVGLSGGVDSVVLLHVLAALREKRGIVLKAVHVHHGLNSRADEWADFCRKYCMALNVPLRVEHVDVKHNSRLGIEAEARKERYRVFSEGLSQVVALAHHQNDQVETFMLAALRGGSLRALSAMPRMRMLNATAQIWRPLLDIPRIELEKYAAENRLEYIEDDSNQNPAFLRNWLRNEALPLWRERVPHLDSHVISSIKSLQGELALLNEVIAEDYADICRSGWFDIERWKSLSRLRRHQQLLHHAKTNGLGIPRAESVEDFARTLAQAATAEWSLPQGKMYAYRGRLFAQKNGWENTCPWVKNGGIQQSRLKDIIQKNSFTLDRHSFGLCEEVLDSLCIIRSANADDAIELAVGRKNVWKILQERKIPPFARRYWPVVIDSQNRCVAIANILVNVHYGCRNGSMVVFSKFNQFILEPK from the coding sequence ATGAGTTTGACAAACAATGGTTTTTCATCTGATCAACATGTGGCGCCAAACAGTTTGGCGCTGCATGTTGATTCGTCATGGCCTGAAACGATTGCACCGGGTACGGTAATAGAAGTCGGCTTGAGCGGCGGCGTAGATTCCGTGGTGTTGCTTCATGTGTTGGCAGCCTTACGTGAGAAACGCGGAATCGTGTTGAAAGCCGTGCATGTTCATCACGGATTGAATAGTCGGGCGGATGAGTGGGCTGATTTTTGCCGCAAATACTGTATGGCTTTAAATGTGCCTTTGCGTGTGGAACATGTCGATGTAAAGCACAACAGCCGTTTGGGCATTGAAGCAGAGGCACGCAAAGAGCGCTATCGTGTGTTTTCAGAAGGCCTCAGCCAAGTAGTCGCGTTGGCGCACCATCAAAACGATCAGGTTGAAACCTTTATGTTGGCCGCGTTAAGGGGGGGCAGTCTGAGGGCTTTGTCTGCCATGCCGCGTATGCGTATGTTGAACGCAACCGCACAAATTTGGCGGCCGCTTCTCGATATTCCGCGTATCGAACTGGAAAAATATGCGGCTGAAAACAGGTTGGAGTATATAGAAGACGACAGCAACCAAAATCCGGCATTTTTGAGAAATTGGCTGCGTAACGAAGCTTTGCCGCTATGGCGTGAGAGAGTGCCGCATTTGGATAGTCACGTCATCAGCAGTATTAAATCGCTGCAAGGCGAATTGGCGCTGTTGAATGAAGTGATTGCGGAAGATTATGCGGACATTTGCCGCAGCGGATGGTTTGATATTGAGCGTTGGAAATCATTGAGCCGACTTCGGCGTCACCAGCAGCTGCTTCATCACGCCAAAACCAACGGCTTGGGTATTCCGCGTGCAGAAAGTGTAGAAGATTTCGCGCGAACTTTGGCACAAGCCGCGACTGCCGAATGGTCTCTGCCGCAAGGGAAGATGTATGCCTACCGAGGGCGTTTGTTTGCCCAGAAAAACGGCTGGGAAAATACCTGCCCTTGGGTGAAAAACGGTGGGATTCAGCAGAGCCGTCTGAAAGATATTATTCAAAAAAACAGTTTTACGCTTGATAGGCATTCGTTTGGATTATGTGAAGAAGTGTTGGATAGCTTGTGCATTATTCGTTCTGCAAATGCCGATGATGCTATTGAACTTGCCGTTGGTCGTAAAAATGTTTGGAAAATTTTACAAGAGCGCAAGATACCCCCGTTTGCACGTCGGTATTGGCCGGTTGTTATCGACAGTCAAAACAGGTGTGTGGCTATTGCCAATATTCTGGTAAACGTTCATTATGGCTGCCGCAACGGCTCTATGGTCGTCTTTAGCAAATTTAATCAGTTTATTTTGGAACCAAAGTAA
- a CDS encoding ABC-F family ATPase: MISTNGITMQFGAKPLFENVSVKFGEGNRYGLIGANGSGKSTFMKILGGDLEPTSGEVAIENGVRLGKLRQDQFAYEDMRVLHVVMMGHTEMWAAMTERDAIYANLEATEDDYMHAAELEAKFAEYDGYTAEARAAELLSGVGIEESLHNAQMSEVAPGFKLRVLLAQALFSKPDVLLLDEPTNNLDINTIRWLEGVLNEYDSTMIIISHDRHFLNEVCTHMADVDYNSITIYPGNYDDYMLASAQSRERAMRDNAKAKEKLQELQEFVARFSANKSKARQATSRLKQADKIKAEMVEVKPSTRQNPYIRFETDEKAKLHRQAVEVGGLSKRFENQLFKNLSFILDAGERLAIIGPNGAGKSTLLKLLAGAFNPEYGEGVQPDSGTIKWAEKANVGYYPQDHENDFDVDMNLTEWMRQWGQEGDDEQVIRGTLGRLLFGSNDVVKQVQVLSGGEKGRMLYGKLILLKPNVLIMDEPTNHMDMESIESLNMALEKYKGTLIFVSHDRQFVSSLATQIIELDGKGGYEHYLGDYESYLEKKGVV; the protein is encoded by the coding sequence ATGATTTCTACCAACGGCATAACCATGCAGTTCGGCGCGAAGCCGCTGTTTGAAAACGTGTCTGTCAAATTCGGCGAAGGCAACCGCTACGGGCTGATTGGTGCCAACGGTTCAGGTAAATCCACCTTCATGAAAATCCTCGGTGGCGATTTGGAGCCGACCAGCGGTGAAGTAGCCATCGAAAACGGTGTGCGTTTGGGTAAATTGCGCCAAGACCAATTCGCTTACGAAGACATGCGCGTGTTGCATGTGGTGATGATGGGGCACACCGAAATGTGGGCGGCGATGACCGAGCGTGATGCCATTTACGCCAATTTGGAAGCCACTGAAGACGATTACATGCATGCTGCCGAATTGGAAGCCAAGTTTGCCGAATACGACGGTTACACCGCCGAAGCGCGCGCGGCCGAACTGTTGAGCGGCGTGGGTATCGAAGAATCATTGCACAACGCCCAAATGAGCGAAGTGGCTCCCGGCTTCAAACTGCGCGTATTGCTGGCACAAGCCTTATTTTCCAAGCCCGACGTATTGCTGCTCGACGAGCCGACCAATAACTTGGACATCAACACCATCCGTTGGCTCGAAGGTGTGTTGAACGAATACGATTCGACCATGATCATCATTTCGCACGACCGCCATTTTTTGAATGAAGTCTGCACGCATATGGCCGATGTTGATTACAACAGCATCACCATCTATCCTGGCAACTACGATGATTACATGCTGGCTTCCGCACAATCCCGCGAGCGCGCCATGCGCGACAACGCCAAAGCCAAAGAAAAACTGCAGGAACTGCAAGAATTCGTAGCACGCTTCTCGGCCAACAAATCCAAAGCCCGTCAAGCGACCAGCCGTCTGAAACAGGCCGATAAAATCAAAGCCGAAATGGTGGAGGTTAAACCGTCTACCCGTCAAAACCCTTATATCCGCTTTGAAACCGACGAAAAAGCCAAGCTGCACCGCCAAGCCGTTGAAGTGGGGGGCTTGAGCAAACGCTTTGAAAACCAATTGTTTAAAAACCTGAGCTTTATTTTGGACGCCGGAGAACGTTTGGCGATTATCGGCCCCAACGGTGCCGGTAAATCCACTTTGCTGAAATTGTTGGCCGGCGCATTCAATCCCGAATACGGCGAAGGTGTCCAACCCGATTCAGGCACCATCAAATGGGCGGAAAAAGCCAATGTCGGCTACTATCCGCAAGACCACGAAAACGACTTCGATGTTGACATGAACCTCACCGAATGGATGCGCCAATGGGGCCAGGAAGGCGACGATGAACAGGTTATCCGCGGCACACTCGGCCGCTTGCTGTTCGGCAGCAACGACGTAGTTAAACAAGTGCAGGTGCTTTCCGGCGGAGAGAAAGGCCGCATGCTTTACGGCAAGCTGATTTTGCTGAAACCGAACGTGTTGATTATGGACGAACCGACCAACCACATGGATATGGAAAGTATCGAATCCTTAAACATGGCTTTGGAAAAATACAAAGGAACGCTGATTTTCGTATCGCACGACCGTCAGTTTGTGTCTTCGTTGGCCACCCAAATCATCGAACTGGACGGAAAAGGCGGTTACGAACACTATCTGGGTGATTACGAAAGCTATTTGGAGAAAAAAGGAGTGGTATAA